In a single window of the Littorina saxatilis isolate snail1 linkage group LG3, US_GU_Lsax_2.0, whole genome shotgun sequence genome:
- the LOC138961822 gene encoding myb-like protein I encodes MTAITPVPFTTTTTTMVVPALNKATSIPVRAIPVPHTNKLILAGPYIVLRTATVAEQVQALRQQEKKAATTILTTTTANAATTIKTEPQTPELLRCKRRADLGKLGFPEAKPVSVSRRNARERNRVKLVNSGFEVLREHVPNGKKNRKMSKVDTLRSAVEYIRQMQEMIDEHDQKEGRSPSGKTNGNVSDENGADNNGSSGDSASPFVLAVSDSEDSDDASPLCGDAMPSTDMVETTIMDYSPLSVSSEKMVIDSINNNNNNNNSKFVNFNMNSENGVNSFQQQMDGVNSEQGLSSMLQQSIVQQMNSLNNTQRVNLQQVNTLNNAQQVNSLHVNSLQVNSLNSVQQVNSLNTLQELDVLDSLDTSTFINASMFVTPTSSSSAMTLPSTSTKTSQSPTVTLITLPVQHSLSHTHSPAANDDVFLSDSQQRILSSRPLGTVTTGAMGTLTTLQGMGSLSGQGLTITQPCRRHLSFTEPDPQRSPQVQDRLSLSEEALASAEQRHQQQLQQQQQQQLQQKQQQQLKQQLQQQQQQQQQLQQQQQHQRQQQQHQQLLSFTLLARQTPSELGQINGNILTLAPHPIPMDQQPIQQQQPQTHQQPEQPQFTLLSNRLSLSDQSANSILSADQSATSNAVPLTDNHHNHGYTIAALPHHHHQQQGLVAPSNAAHVRSQNQAEQAPSPSFSTTSSHTSESGYETESYGGSLEEDLQDLSNWITEICKTARSQGEGDDSTDFLANYPDEPL; translated from the exons ATGACTGCGATAACGCCTGTCCCGTTTACCACGACCACGACGACGATGGTGGTGCCAGCGCTGAACAAAGCCACCAGCATCCCTGTACGCGCCATCCCGGTGCCTCACACCAACAAGCTCATCCTGGCCGGGCCCTACATCGTTCTCAGGACGGCCACAGTGGCCGAACAGGTGCAGGCTCTCCGGCAGCAAGAGAAGAAAGCGGCCACCACCAtcctcaccaccaccaccgccaacgCCGCGACAACGATCAAAACGGAGCCACAGACGCCGGAACTTCTGCGATGCAAGCGAAGAGCGGACCTGGGAAAGCTGGGGTTCCCTGAAGCCAAACCCGTGTCCGTGTCTCGCAGAAACGCCCGAGAGAGAAACCGAGTGAAGCTGGTGAACAGCGGCTTTGAAGTTCTGCGAGAACACGTCCCCAACGGCAAGAAGAACCGGAAGATGAGCAAAGTGGACACGCTGAGGTCCGCGGTGGAGTACATCCGACAGATGCAGGAAATGATCGACGAGCACGACCAGAAAGAGGGCCGCTCTCCTTCCGGCAAAACCAACGGGAACGTTTCCGATGAAAATGGTGCCGACAACAACGGCAGCAGCGGTGACAGCGCTTCACCTTTCGTCCTTGCCGTGTCTGATAGCGAGGACAGTGACGACGCCTCGCCGCTGTGCGGTGACGCTATGCCGTCGACTGATATGGTTGAAACGACGATAATGGATTACTCACCGCTGTCTGTGTCAAGTGAGAAGATGGTCATCGACagcattaacaacaacaacaacaacaacaatagcaagTTTGTGAACTTCAACATGAACAGTGAAAACGGTGTGAACTCTTTCCAGCAACAAATGGACGGTGTCAACAGTGAACAAGGATTGAGTAGCATGCTCCAACAGAGTATCGTTCAACAAATGAACAGCCTGAACAACACGCAGCGAGTAAACCTTCAGCAAGTGAACACTTTGAACAATGCGCAGCAAGTGAATAGTCTACATGTGAACAGTCTACAAGTGAACAGTTTGAACAGCGTGCAGCAAGTGAACAGTCTGAACACACTGCAGGAGTTGGACGTCCTTGACTCTCTGGACACTTCGACCTTTATCAACGCGTCAATGTTCGTCACTCCGACTTCGTCTTCCAGTGCGATGACGTTACCGTCGACATCGACCAAGACGTCACAGAGCCCCACCGTGACGCTGATAACGCTACCGGTCCAGCATTCACTGTCTCACACTCACAGCCCTGCTGCCAACGACGACGTCTTTCTCTCAGATTCGCAGCAGAGAATCCTGAGCTCACGCCCTCTGGGAACCGTGACAACGGGTGCCATGGGAACGCTGACCACTCTGCAAGGTATGGGGTCACTCTCCGGTCAGGGGTTGACCATCACACAGCCGTGCCGCCGACACCTGTCCTTCACGGAGCCTGACCCCCAACGGTCCCCGCAGGTGCAGGACAGGCTGTCGCTGTCCGAGGAAGCGCTGGCGTCGGCCGAGCAGCGACAtcagcaacaactacaacaacaacagcagcaacaactacaacagaagcagcagcaacaactaAAGCAACAgctacagcaacaacagcagcagcaacaacaactacagcagcaacaacaacaccagcgtcagcaacaacaacatcagcagCTATTGAGTTTTACGTTACTTGCTAGACAGACACCGTCAGAACTTGGTCAGATAAACGGCAACATCTTGACACTTGCTCCTCACCCAAttccgatggatcagcaaccgATTCAGCAACAGCAGCCGCAAACCCACCAGCAACCAGAACAACCGCAATTCACATTACTTTCCAACCGGCTGTCGCTTTCCGACCAATCAGCAAACAGCATCCTCTCTGCGGACCAATCAGCGACGAGCAACGCCGTTCCTCTGACGGACAATCACCACAACCACGGCTACACCATCGCCGCCCTcccccaccaccatcaccagcaGCAAGGTCTGGTTGCCCCTAGCAACGCGGCGCACGTGCGGTCTCAGAACCAAGCGGAGCAGGCGCCGTCCCCGAGCTTCTCCACCACATCCAGCCACACGTCAGAGAGCGGGTACGAGACGGAGAGCTACGGGGGGTCGCTGGAGGAGGACCTGCAGGACCTGTCCAACTGGATCACAGAGATCTGCAAGACGGCTAGAAGCCAAG GAGAGGGAGACGATAGTACGGATTTCCTTGCCAACTACCCGGATGAGCCATTGTGA